From the Peromyscus leucopus breed LL Stock chromosome 8b, UCI_PerLeu_2.1, whole genome shotgun sequence genome, one window contains:
- the Rskr gene encoding ribosomal protein S6 kinase-related protein isoform X2 has translation MGAVSCRQGQHTRGSAPQKGGNIQGPWARGWKSLWCGMGTIRSGLEELWELQRHQCLHQEPLQPAPLLVEKPLSEWPVPQFINLFLPEFPMRPVRGQQELKILGLVAKGSFGTVLKVLDCAQKAVFAVKVVPKVKVLQRDTLRQCKEEVSIQRQINHPFVHSLGDSWQGRRHLFIMCSYCSMDLYSLWSAVGGFPEASIRLFAAELVLVLCYLHDMGIIHRDVKMENILLDERGHLKLTDFGLSRRLSPGARAYTICGTLQYMAPEVLRGGPYNHTADWWSLGVLLFSLATGKFPVAAERDHVTMLASVTHCESEMPASMTQELSLLLHELLCQSPLHRLRHLHHFQVHPFFRGVAFDPELLRKQPVSLVMETRDSSSPLESMPFEDFDCDLESLVHSVSADSLLQMGAQLET, from the exons atgggagcAGTGAGCTGTCGGCAGGGGCAACACACCCGGGGGTCTGCTCCTCAAAAG GGTGGCAACATCCAGGGTCCTTGGGCCCGAGGCTGGAAGAGCCTCTGGTGTGGTATGGGGACCATCAGGTCGGGTCTGGAAGAACTATGGGAGCTACAGAGGCATCAGTGCCTGCACCAGGAGCCCCTCCAGCCAGCCCCACTGCTGGTAGAGAAGCCCTTGTCTGAGTGGCCAGTGCCTCAGTTCATCAACCTCTTTCTACCAGAGTTTCCCATGAGGCCTGTTAGGGGGCAGCAGGAGCTAAAG ATTTTAGGCCTTGTGGCTAAAGGCTCTTTTGGAACCGTCCTGAAAGTGCTAGATTGTGCCCAAAAAGCTGTATTTGCAGTGAAG GTGGTACCCAAAGTCAAAGTCCTACAGCGGGATACCCTGAGGCAGTGCAAAGAGGAGGTCAGCATCCAG CGACAGATCAACCATCCTTTTGTACACAGCCTGGGAGACAGCTGGCAGGGGAGGCGACACCTCTTCATTA TGTGTAGCTACTGCAGCATGGATCTCTACTCCCTGTGGTCTGCTGTTGGAGGTTTTCCAGAGGCTTCTATCCGTCTCTTTGCAGCTGAACTGGTCCTTGTGCTGT GCTATCTCCATGACATGGGTATCATCCATCGAGATGTAAAG ATGGAGAACATCCTTCTGGATGAGCGAG GCCACCTGAAACTGACGGACTTCGGTCTGTCTCGCCGCCTGTCCCCGGGAGCCCGAGCCTACACTATCTGTGGCACTCTTCAATACATGG CCCCAGAGGTCCTGCGTGGGGGGCCTTACAACCACACGGCTGACTGGTGGTCCCTGGGAGTGTTGCTTTTCTCTCTGGCAACTGGTAAG TTCCCAGTGGCTGCAGAAAGAGATCATGTGACCATGTTGGCAAGTGTGACCCACTGTGAATCTGAGATGCCAGCCTCGATGACTCAGGAGCTCTCACTCCTGCTCCATGAG cTCCTGTGCCAGAGCCCTCTGCACCGTCTCCGTCATCTGCATCACTTCCAGGTCCACCCTTTCTTTCGGGGTGTGGCCTTTGACCCTGAGCTCCTAAGGAAGCAGCCAGTGAGCCTTGTCATGGAGACACGAGATAGCAGCAGTCCGCTGGAGTCCATGCCCTTCGAGGACTTTGACTGTGATCTGGAGTCCTTGGTCCACTCCGTCTCTGCTGATTCTCTACTGCAGATGGGGGCCCAGCTGGAAACCTGA
- the Rskr gene encoding ribosomal protein S6 kinase-related protein isoform X1, producing MGAVSCRQGQHTRGSAPQKQGGNIQGPWARGWKSLWCGMGTIRSGLEELWELQRHQCLHQEPLQPAPLLVEKPLSEWPVPQFINLFLPEFPMRPVRGQQELKILGLVAKGSFGTVLKVLDCAQKAVFAVKVVPKVKVLQRDTLRQCKEEVSIQRQINHPFVHSLGDSWQGRRHLFIMCSYCSMDLYSLWSAVGGFPEASIRLFAAELVLVLCYLHDMGIIHRDVKMENILLDERGHLKLTDFGLSRRLSPGARAYTICGTLQYMAPEVLRGGPYNHTADWWSLGVLLFSLATGKFPVAAERDHVTMLASVTHCESEMPASMTQELSLLLHELLCQSPLHRLRHLHHFQVHPFFRGVAFDPELLRKQPVSLVMETRDSSSPLESMPFEDFDCDLESLVHSVSADSLLQMGAQLET from the exons atgggagcAGTGAGCTGTCGGCAGGGGCAACACACCCGGGGGTCTGCTCCTCAAAAG CAGGGTGGCAACATCCAGGGTCCTTGGGCCCGAGGCTGGAAGAGCCTCTGGTGTGGTATGGGGACCATCAGGTCGGGTCTGGAAGAACTATGGGAGCTACAGAGGCATCAGTGCCTGCACCAGGAGCCCCTCCAGCCAGCCCCACTGCTGGTAGAGAAGCCCTTGTCTGAGTGGCCAGTGCCTCAGTTCATCAACCTCTTTCTACCAGAGTTTCCCATGAGGCCTGTTAGGGGGCAGCAGGAGCTAAAG ATTTTAGGCCTTGTGGCTAAAGGCTCTTTTGGAACCGTCCTGAAAGTGCTAGATTGTGCCCAAAAAGCTGTATTTGCAGTGAAG GTGGTACCCAAAGTCAAAGTCCTACAGCGGGATACCCTGAGGCAGTGCAAAGAGGAGGTCAGCATCCAG CGACAGATCAACCATCCTTTTGTACACAGCCTGGGAGACAGCTGGCAGGGGAGGCGACACCTCTTCATTA TGTGTAGCTACTGCAGCATGGATCTCTACTCCCTGTGGTCTGCTGTTGGAGGTTTTCCAGAGGCTTCTATCCGTCTCTTTGCAGCTGAACTGGTCCTTGTGCTGT GCTATCTCCATGACATGGGTATCATCCATCGAGATGTAAAG ATGGAGAACATCCTTCTGGATGAGCGAG GCCACCTGAAACTGACGGACTTCGGTCTGTCTCGCCGCCTGTCCCCGGGAGCCCGAGCCTACACTATCTGTGGCACTCTTCAATACATGG CCCCAGAGGTCCTGCGTGGGGGGCCTTACAACCACACGGCTGACTGGTGGTCCCTGGGAGTGTTGCTTTTCTCTCTGGCAACTGGTAAG TTCCCAGTGGCTGCAGAAAGAGATCATGTGACCATGTTGGCAAGTGTGACCCACTGTGAATCTGAGATGCCAGCCTCGATGACTCAGGAGCTCTCACTCCTGCTCCATGAG cTCCTGTGCCAGAGCCCTCTGCACCGTCTCCGTCATCTGCATCACTTCCAGGTCCACCCTTTCTTTCGGGGTGTGGCCTTTGACCCTGAGCTCCTAAGGAAGCAGCCAGTGAGCCTTGTCATGGAGACACGAGATAGCAGCAGTCCGCTGGAGTCCATGCCCTTCGAGGACTTTGACTGTGATCTGGAGTCCTTGGTCCACTCCGTCTCTGCTGATTCTCTACTGCAGATGGGGGCCCAGCTGGAAACCTGA